Proteins from one Ricinus communis isolate WT05 ecotype wild-type chromosome 9, ASM1957865v1, whole genome shotgun sequence genomic window:
- the LOC8280735 gene encoding protein translation factor SUI1 homolog 1: MSELESQIPTTFDPFADANAEDSGAGAKEYVHIRIQQRNGRKSLTTVQGLKKEFSYNKILKDLKKEFCCNGTVVQDPELGQVIQLQGDQRKNVSSFLTGAGIVKKENIKIHGF; this comes from the exons ATGTCTGAGCTTGAATCCCAGATTCCTACCACCTTTG ATCCGTTTGCTGATGCAAATGCTGAAGACTCAGGCGCTGGTGCAAAAGAGTATGTGCATATTCGTATACAGCAACGAAATGGTAGGAAAAGCTTGACAACTGTGCAGGGTTTGAAGAAGGAATTCAGCTACAACAAGATACTCAAAGATCTCAAGAAAGAATTCTGCTGCAATGGTACAGTGGTGCAGGACCCTGAATTAGGGCAG GTTATACAACTTCAGGGCGATCAAAGAAAGAACGTCTCCAGCTTCCTTACTGGG GCTGGAATTGTGAAGAAGGAGAACATCAAAATTCATGGTTTCTGA
- the LOC8280734 gene encoding 2S seed storage albumin protein-like: MAKLAILLASFIALLFLVDASIYRTTVIVDAEDANNILRQDIHQQQRGSCSAEIEKQQNLWRCQQYIKKEVTGWGPRMDYYPLCCDHLEQMTSQCRCEGLRQAIQKQQSEGQIEGEDVREAFRIAQDLPSRCGVSPSPCQFEPGLGF; the protein is encoded by the coding sequence ATGGCAAAACTCGCCATCCTTTTAGCAAGCTTCATAGCTCTACTCTTCTTGGTAGATGCCTCCATCTACCGAACAACTGTCATAGTGGACGCTGAGGACGCAAACAATATTCTAAGACAGGATATTCATCAGCAACAAAGAGGTTCATGTAGTGCAGAGATTGAAAAGCAGCAGAATCTGTGGCGCTGTCAGCAATATATCAAGAAAGAAGTTACCGGATGGGGACCGAGAATGGACTACTATCCTTTATGCTGTGACCATCTCGAGCAGATGACATCACAGTGCAGATGCGAGGGTCTGAGACAGGCTATTCAGAAGCAACAGAGCGAGGGACAGATTGAGGGGGAAGATGTTCGCGAGGCATTCAGGATAGCTCAAGATTTGCCATCAAGGTGCGGTGTGTCACCGAGCCCATGCCAGTTTGAGCCTGGTTTgggattttaa
- the LOC8280733 gene encoding 2S seed storage albumin protein, whose product MAKLIPTIALVSVFLFIIANASFAYRTTITTIEIDESKGEREGSSSQQCRQEVQRKDLSSCERYLRQSSSRRSTGEEVLRMPGDENQQQESQQLQQCCNQVKQVRDECQCEAIKYIAEDQIQQGQLHGEESERVAQRAGEIVSSCGVRCMRQTRTNPSQQGCRGQIQEQQNLRQCQEYIKQQVSGQGPRRSDNQERSLRGCCDHLKQMQSQCRCEGLRQAIEQQQSQGQLQGQDVFEAFRTAANLPSMCGVSPTECRF is encoded by the coding sequence ATGGCAAAGCTCATACCCACAATTGCTCTTGTTAGTGTTTTCTTGTTCATCATTGCCAATGCGTCTTTCGCTTACAGGACCACCATCACCACCATTGAGATTGACGAGTCAAAGGGTGAAAGGGAAGGATCGAGCTCGCAGCAATGCCGCCAGGAAGTTCAGAGGAAGGACTTGAGCTCCTGCGAGCGATACCTGAGGCAATCAAGTTCAAGAAGATCAACAGGAGAAGAAGTGTTAAGGATGCCTGGAGATGAAAACCAGCAGCAGGAGAGCCAGCAACTCCAGCAATGCTGCAATCAGGTAAAGCAAGTAAGAGATGAATGCCAATGTGAAGCAATCAAATATATCGCAGAGGATCAGATTCAGCAGGGACAGCTACATGGAGAAGAGTCTGAAAGAGTGGCGCAGAGAGCAGGTGAAATTGTATCTTCTTGCGGTGTGCGTTGCATGCGCCAAACTCGAACAAACCCAAGCCAGCAGGGGTGTCGTGGGCAGATTCAAGAGCAACAAAATCTCAGGCAATGCCAGGAATATATCAAACAACAAGTTTCCGGACAGGGACCAAGAAGAAGTGACAATCAAGAACGGTCTCTTCGTGGGTGCTGTGACCATCTCAAGCAGATGCAGTCACAGTGCAGATGCGAGGGTCTGAGGCAGGCTATTGAGCAGCAACAGAGCCAGGGGCAACTTCAAGGTCAGGATGTTTTTGAGGCTTTCAGGACAGCTGCGAATTTGCCATCAATGTGCGGCGTCTCACCAACCGAATGCCGGTTCTAA
- the LOC8280732 gene encoding 2S seed storage albumin protein, which translates to MAKLIPTIALVSVFLFIIANASFAYRTTITTIEIDESKGEREGSSSQQCRQEVQRKDLSSCERYLRQSSSRRSPGEEVLRMPGDENQQQESQQLQQCCNQVKQVRDECQCEAIKYIAEDQIQQGQLHGEESERVAQRAGEIVSSCGVRCMRQTRTNPSQQGCRGQIQEQQNLRQCQEYIKQQVSGQGPRRSDNQERSLRGCCDHLKQMQSQCRCEGLRQAIEQQQSQGQLQGQDVFEAFRTAANLPSMCGVSPTECRF; encoded by the coding sequence ATGGCAAAGCTCATACCCACAATTGCTCTTGTTAGTGTTTTCTTGTTCATCATTGCCAATGCGTCTTTCGCTTACAGGACCACCATCACCACCATTGAGATTGACGAGTCAAAGGGTGAAAGGGAAGGATCGAGCTCGCAGCAATGCCGCCAGGAAGTTCAGAGGAAGGACTTGAGCTCCTGCGAGCGATACCTGAGGCAATCAAGTTCAAGAAGATCACCAGGAGAAGAAGTGTTAAGGATGCCTGGAGATGAAAACCAGCAGCAGGAGAGCCAGCAACTCCAGCAATGCTGCAATCAGGTAAAGCAAGTAAGAGATGAATGCCAATGTGAAGCAATCAAATATATCGCAGAGGATCAGATTCAGCAGGGACAGCTACATGGAGAAGAGTCTGAAAGAGTGGCGCAGAGAGCAGGTGAAATTGTATCTTCTTGCGGTGTGCGTTGCATGCGCCAAACTCGAACAAACCCAAGCCAGCAGGGGTGTCGTGGGCAGATTCAAGAGCAACAAAATCTCAGGCAATGCCAGGAATATATCAAACAACAAGTTTCCGGACAGGGACCAAGAAGAAGTGACAATCAAGAACGGTCTCTTCGTGGGTGCTGTGACCATCTCAAGCAGATGCAGTCACAGTGCAGATGCGAGGGTCTGAGGCAGGCTATTGAGCAGCAACAGAGCCAGGGGCAACTTCAAGGTCAGGATGTTTTTGAGGCTTTCAGGACAGCTGCGAATTTGCCATCAATGTGCGGCGTCTCACCAACCGAATGCCGGTTCTAA